One segment of Macrotis lagotis isolate mMagLag1 chromosome 1, bilby.v1.9.chrom.fasta, whole genome shotgun sequence DNA contains the following:
- the IL17D gene encoding interleukin-17D isoform X3 → MSQLFLTTISYDPTRYPKYMPEAYCLCKGCLTGLYGEENFHFRSTPVYMPTVILRRTSACAGGRYVYTEDYVTIPVGCTCVPEPEKEAESLNSSIDKQGIKLLMNPNDKPTTN, encoded by the exons ATGTCCCAGCTGTTTCTCACTAC GATCTCCTATGATCCAACAAGATATCCCAAATACATGCCCGAAGCATATTGTCTGTGCAAGGGCTGTCTGACGGGACTTTATGGAGAGGAGAACTTTCATTTCCGCAGTACGCCTGTGTATATGCCCACCGTCATTCTGCGGCGCACCTCAGCCTGTGCTGGGGGCCGCTATGTCTACACAGAAGATTATGTGACCATTCCCGTGGGGTGCACTTGTGTTCCAGAACCAGAGAAGGAGGCAGAGAGCCTCAATTCCAGTATTGACAAGCAGGGAATAAAGCTACTGATGAACCCCAATGACAAACCCACAACGAACTGA